The Gordonia terrae genome contains the following window.
TCGTCGAACAGTTCGTCGATGTCGCTCTCCGAGGTCTCCGGGTTGAGGAGGGTCAGCTTCAGGCAGGTCTGTGGCTCGTCCTCGCCCGGGATCCGGACCTGGGTACGGCCGATGAGGGCCTTGCCGTCGGCGATGAGGCGGCGCCGCAGTTCACCGTTGACCGCGTCGAGATCGGTGCACCGGTAGCGGAACACGACGGTCGTCAGCGTGACCGGCGCGATGAGTTCGAGCTGCAGTTCGGTGGCGACACGCTGTTCGGCGTACAGCGCGAGGTCGTTGCACTTGTCGAGCATCTCCCCGAGGGTGCTGCGCCCGTAGGCGAGCAGGGTGGTCGCGACCTTGAGGACGTCCGGACGCCGGGTCGTCTGGAGGGTCTGACCGAGGAGTCCGCTGTATCCGGCCTCCACGTCGTCGTCGGGATTGAGGTATGCCACCGAGCGATTCAGGGACACGAAGCGATCGGCGTCGGACAGGAGCATGAGGCTCGCAGCGGCGGGCTGCCAGCCGACCTTGTGCAGGTCCAGGGTGACCGAGTCGGCGCGTTCGACGCCGGCGAGCAACCCGGCGAGGCGGTCGGAGAACAGCGAACCGAAACCGTATGCGGCATCGACGTGCATCCAGATCTCATGACGCTCGGCGATGTCGGCGATCTCCCCGAGCGGGTCGACGGTGCCGAAGTCGGTGGTGCCCGCGGTGGCGACGATCGCCAGTGGGGTGGCGGTGCCGGAGTCCCGGATCGCTGCCTCGAGGGCCTCCGGGATCATCCGGTGGTGTGAATCGACGTCGACCGGGATGACCGCGGACTCGCCCAGACCCAGTGCCGCGCAGGCACGATGGACCGAGAAGTGGGCGACCCGCGAACAGAAGACGACGGGGCGATGCAGTGCGCCGACGCCGTGATGACGCACGTCCACACCGTGACGCGCGGCGGTGTGATCGCGGGCGATCATGAGCGCCAGCAGGTTCGAGATCGATCCGCCGGGACTGAAGACACCGCCGGCATGCTCGCCGAAGCCGGCCATGCGGGCCAGTGACTGCACGGTCCAGGTCTCGAGCGCGAGCGTGGCCGGACCCGAATCGTAGGTGTCGAGTGAGGCATTGGTCGCCGATGCGAGGGCGTCCGCGGCAACCGCCACCGACAGCGGAGCGGGCTGCAGATGTGCCGCGGCCATGGGGTGGGTGAGGTCGAGACCGAACTCGGCCACCAGGCGAGCGAGCCGGGTCAGTGCCTCCGATTCGCCGATGCCGGTCTCGGGAATCCCGTGCGGACCGAGCAGTGCCGTCACGCCGCCGAGTACAGCCACGGGGTCGCCGCTCGGCAGCGGGGCGCCGTGGTGATCGTCGCTGACCGCGGCGGCGACCTCGGTCAGGCCTCGGCCGACGTCGGCCCAACCGTGACCGGGACGGGCGAATCGCGAGGCACCCCAGACGGACTGGTGGTCTTCGGACACTGAGTTCCCCCTTGTTGACTCTGGCGCGCGATGGCGCGGCGGCAGGCCGGTCATCCGGCGGTGCCCTTCTGCGGAACGCGCTCGGCGAGGATTTCGAGGAGCGCGGAGACGGAGTGGTGCAACGACGTCGGGATCAGGTCGACGAGCGTGGTGAGCACGGCGGTGGCTCGGTCGGCCATCTCGTCGGGGACGATTCCCGGCTGGTGATCGACCTCGACGTGGGTGCTGTCGTCGTCGGCCTCGAAGGCGATCGAGAGCGGATAGTTCGCGATCCCGTTGAAGACCGACCGGCAGGTGACCGGCGCGTCGGCGGGTTGCGGGATACCGCGCAGCGGCGCGGGTCGGACCGACGCCATGATCTCGATGACGGGGAACCGTCCACCCTGCTGTCGCAACGCGGTGAGAACCGGCCCGAAGTCGGTGCCGGAGTGTTCCATCGACCGGTAGATGACCGAACCCGCTTCGCGGAGGGCCTGTTCGACGGTGGCGTCGGGGTCGACGCGGAACCGCATCGGGATGATGTTGCCGCAGTAGCCGACGTCCTGCGGTGCCTGCTCGCGCCGACGATTGTCCGCCGGCACCACCAGGACGTGGTCCGCGGCGCCGGTCAGTGCGTACGACGCCAGCGAGCAGACCCCGATCAGAAGTGCGTTGGGCGTTGCCCCGACGGTCTGGGCCACCCGCCCGAAGGCGGACAGCGAGTCGGCCGCCACCGGGGCGGCGGCCTTGATCCCGTCGCGGTCGTCCATCGGTGACAGCCAGCTGTCGGCGGCGCTCTCCGTGGGCAGCTCGCCGGTGAGCGGGTAGCGGACATCGTCGGCAGCCCAGGTCGCGATCGCATGCCGCACCGCGCTGTTCGCTGCTTCCGCGGCCGCCGCGGGGTCGGGCGTCTCCGGTCGGGCGTCCGCGGTGACGTCTCCCGGCCACGAACCCGACACCAGGGTGCCCAGGAGCAGGGGCCATGACGTGTCGTCGACCGCGAGGTGGTGGACCACCAGGATCATCGTGACGTTCCCGTCCGACCCCGAGACACGCATGCGCAGTGGGACTTCCGAGTGGAGATCGAACGGTGTCCGGGTGAGCGCGGTGGCTGTGGCGTCGACATCGTCACCGGCGTCGCTCACAGCCGAGTCCGTCGGTCCCCAGGTCCACACCGATCGCGAGGCGTCCCACGAGCCCGCGCGCGGCACCTCGCGGCGGCTCGGCGTGCCCGCATCGTCGACCTCGACCACCGAGCGCACCACCCGGAACCGGTCGACGAGCAGCTCGGCGGCGGCGACGACCGAACCGAGCGTCCGGCGTCCGCCGAACTCCAGCACGAGTCCGATGTTGTGCGACAACGATTCCGGGTCCAGTTCATAGATCCGCCACATCCGGCGTTCGGCGATGCCGAACTCGCCGAACGGCACAGTCGCCTCGGGTCGAGTGTCACCGGCGCCGGGAGCGGAGCGAGCGGGCCGAAGGTCACCGGCGCCGGGAGCGGGCCGAATGTCACCGGCCTGCGCGAGCCGACGACGCAGGAGCGTGAGGCGCGCTTCGGTCAACGCGGGCATGGTTCCCTCTCGGTCGATGTGGCGGCGGTCGGCGTCGACGCAGCCGCGGCCATGGCGTGCAGGGTGTCCCAGTCGCGGACGACCTCGACCAGCTCGCCCGTCGCCCACTGGGCAGCCTGGTCCTGGAAGTGTTCGGATCGGGGATCGCCGCTCACGCCCAGCGGGACGATCCAGCGACTTGCGCTGCGATCGGCGAGATCCCACACATAGCGTGCCGCGGCACCGGTGATGCACAGGTGTGTGCCGACCGCCGCGGCGTTGGCGAAGACGCTCTCGGCGTCGCCGGCCAGGGGCAGCGGTGTCGGACGCAGCGTGGCGAACAGGTCCGGGTACTGCGGCGATGCGCCGACCAGGTCGAACCCGTGGATGGGGGCGAGGCGGTGGACGCTGCCCCAGGTGGGTGTCGAACCGAAGCCGGCGACGCGGGCCACCACGGCGTCGAGTGCCGCCACCGCGACGGCCTCGATGTCGATGCCGATCCCCGCCGTGTTGGCGACCACGGACGTCAGTGCGGTGGCCAGCCGGGGTTCGGGCACGAACCAGGGCTGGAACACCGCCGGGAATCCGTGCGGCCCGCGGAGCGGGGCGAGGATGTCGGTGTTCGCCACCCCCAGGACGAGTTGGGTACGGAACTCGGCGTACAGATACGCATCGGTGCTGTCGGCGGCCATCGAACGGTCCCACGCCACCAGCCGCTGCCGGACATCCTCGGCCGCGGCGTTGTCGGCGCGTACGCGGGACAGCAACTCCTGGACGACGGTCGCCTGCTCGAGGCGCACGTCGGAGTGGATGTCGGCACAGTCGGCCGGACTCACCGAATCGAGATCGTCGAGCCGCGCGGCGATACGGTCGGCGCGGAACGGTTCGACGCACTCGCTCGTGAGCGGTTGCAGCGCAGGCACGTCCGACATCCGCTGGTTGGCGGTGACGGTGATGCCCGTGGAACGGAGTGTCGCGTCGAAGTCCGGATCGCCGAGCGAGCCGCGTTCGTATCCGCGCCACTGGTAGCGCTCGTCCCAGCCGGGCACCGGCAACCAGTAGTTCTCGGGCGCACGGACCGGTACTCGGCCGGCCACATGGGTGGCGACGGTGCCGTCGGCGTGGGCGATCACCGCGCGGTTGACCGGCTCGACCCAGTTGACGAGCGCGGCCTCGACGTCGGCGACCGTGCTCGCGAACAGCAGATCCAGCGGCGCGTCGAAGGAGACGTCTTCCGAGAGCAGGGGTGACCGGATGCTCATCGCGAACGAGTCCTCGGGGCCGCCGAACACGACAGCACCGTTCGGGGTGGTGATCACCTGTGTCGCCACGGGTTCGGCACCCCGGACCAGGATGGTCTCGGTGCTGACCCGGGCCGGCACCCGGCTACCCCCCGGCACCTCGACCAGCAGTGTGCCCGTCTCGTCGCGCGTCAACCGCTCGAGGAAGAGATCCTGATAGTCGCCCATGGCGTTGGTGATGCCCCAGGCGATGTCGTCGCCCTGGCAGAAGTGGGGGACCCCGGGTACGCCCGCGAAGGCGAACCCGGCCATGTCGAATGCGTCGAGGGGTCCGGTGGAGGCGAGATGGAACTGCTGATAGATGCCCGGCAGCTCGAGGAAGCGATGGGGGTCACCGGCGACGATCGGCGCGCCGGTCGAGCTCCGCTCCGCGGAGACGCCCCATGCGTTGCTGCCCGACATCGGATCACCGAGGTCGACTGCGGGGGAGGGCTGTTCGGGGGACACCGGCCGGGTGATCGCCAGGATCTCGTCGAGGAACGCCTCGTCGGGCATCGCGGGCATCGTGGGGTCGGTCTCTCGTGTCTCGAAGTCCCAGAATCGCAACGCGTCCAGACCGAGCGTGCGGCAGGCGTGCAGCCGGAACAGTTTCGTCGTGAACCGTCCGAACAGCACGTGGTGCATGATGAACACCGAGATCGGTGTCCACGGGCGCCACGGTTGCGGACGATGCGCGAGCGCCTCGAGTTCCGGTGCCGCAGCAGAGGTGTCGGGGTCGTCGAGGGTGCTGTTCACCCCGGCCGCATAGGCGGCGACGAGATCTCGGGTCCGGGCGGAGGATGCGTCGAAGATCCGTCTGGCCGCGGCATCGAGCTGTGCCCGGCGGGCGAAGGTGTCCCACTCCACGCACGAGGCCCCGAAGACCTCGGCGGTGCGTCCTTCGGCGCGCAACCGCATGAACTCGATCTGCCAGCGCCGGTCCTCACCGCATGCCCGACCCTGTCCGTACAGGACGGCCGCCGGGTCGGCCCCGCGGACGTGCGGGATGCCGTGGCCGTCGCGCAGGATCTCCACGTCCGGTCCCGCGCCACTGTGGGTGGCGGTCATGTCCATCACCGGCCCCTCTGCGACGCAATCGGATTGGCGAGCCGGTGACCGGCATCGATCAGTGATGCGTAGGAGTCCTCGATGTCGACCATGCGTTTGTTGTTGCGCAGCTGCAGGCCGTTCATGTGCACCGCGCCGAACTCCGGCGCGAACAGATCCCAGCGGGTGAACCGGTCCTCGAGTTCGGGATGGGCGGCCACGAACTCGTGCAGGCTCTCACCGACCAGCGACCAGAACTCGCCGTCGTCGACGATGCCGTGTGTGTGCAGGACCGCGGCGAGGGGGCGCAGGAAGTCGTCGAAGACATCCGACAGCACGCCCAGGTTGCGGATCTCGTCCGGCTCGGTCGTCCGGACCCGTGCGCAGCTCTCGGGGAGGCCCTGGGCCTCCCCGAACACCGACACCTCCTCGCCGATGTCCTTGAGGATGGCGCGCACCGGGATGCCGTCGGCGAGTACCAGGATGAGGTTCTCGCCGTGCGGGGAGAACTTCAGCTCATATCGGTAGAGCAGATAGGCGATGGGATGGAGATAGGTCCGCAGGTAGCGGCGGATCCACTCCGTCGCCGGGACACCCGATCGCTCGATGAACGCGCCGACGAGTGGTTCACCCAGGTGATCGACGTGGAGCAGCGCGGCCATGGTCGACAACTGCTCATCGGCGGCCGTCAGCGGCACCGGGCTCTGTCGCCACAGCGCCGACAGGATCTTGCGGTACTCCGATCCCGGCTGGGTGATCGGCGTGAAAGTCGGGCTGCGGTAACCGATCGCCGCGACCTCGAAGATCATCTCGAACCCGATCGCCGCGAGGTACTGGTCGTCGGCCACGAGTCCGCGGACCCAGTTGTTGATCAGCGGTGTCGTACGCATGTAGTCGGCGGACATCCCGCGCGTGAAGCCCATGTTCACGATCGACAGCGCGACCTTCACGTAATTGCGGGTCGGCGTGGTCGAGTTGAACACCGTGCGGATCGACTGCTGGGCCTGGTAGAGGTCGGGACTCGTGCCGACCTCGACGATGCGACGGCCCGCGATGTCGGCGGAGTACAGCTTCCGTACCTTCTCGACCCACTGCCAGGGGTGTACCGGCAGATAGCGGTAATCAGCGGGGTCACAACCGGCTTCGCGCAGCGCCGAGTCGAACCCCGCCACCGTCTCGGCACCGAGCTCGTCGACGAGCAGTGTGTCGTAGTCGATGTCGCTCACGGTGGCGACATCGCAATCCTCGCGACGAGCAGCCAGCCAGACGAGCCGGAAATGGTTGCCGACCTCGGGAGCGTAACGCTCGATGTCCTCGGAACTGAAGCCCAGTCGGCCCGCGTTGGCCACGATGCACGGATGGCCCTCGGTCATCGTCGCCTCGATGGTCTGGAAGTCGGCGTGCGCGAGATCGGTTGCCGGAATGCGGCGTTCGTCCGGACGGTCGGCGCTGATCGCCAGGGTGTTGATGAACTCCTCGAGGTATTCCGGCAGGGCCTGGGGCCCGATCCCCAGGAACGGGGCGAGGTCGACGATCATCGCGACCGCGTCGATCGGGAGTTCGTCGCCACCCCGCACACGACGCAACGACGACTCGTCGATCGCCCAGCTGTCCAGGGCGAGCCGGTCGGCGCGGAAGTGGTAGTCGGTGAGACCGTCGGCGGAGGAGACGACGTAACCGTCGCCGCTCGCGACCGGGTGGAGGGCCCGCTCGTGCGAGAACTCGGCGAGGATCTTCGTCGCGATCCTGGTGTGATACGTCTGGCGATGGCTTCGCGCACCCGACCCCCCGGCCGTGCGCGTCGCGAATTCCTGAATGGTCCCGATGTCCTGGAGAGTCAACGATCTACGCCCCCAGGTCCGTGACCTCGACCGGTCCGACGGACTTGCCGTTGTCGGTCACCGCGAGGAAATCGGCGCGGGTGCAGTAACTCAGGTGAGCGGTCTTGTTCCCGACGGGATAGTCGCCGTCGACGCGGAAGCCGACACTCGCGTTGAGACGGTGCACGGCTTTGTTGCGGACATCGGGCTCTACGACGACGCGCGCGGCGCCGACCTCCAGGATCGCGGTACGCATGATGTGCAGCATCACCGCGCCGGTGAAACCGGGCAGTGCCTGTTCGGCGTGCGCGACCAGGAGATGCATGCCGATGTCACCGTCGGCGGGCACGTAACCGCTGGCCGGGTCGGCGAGTTCACTGGCGGCCGGGTCGTAGAGCTCGAACAGGAACTGCGGACGCCCGTCGTGGTAGCCCAGGCGCATCCCGTACGGGGTACCGGCCGTCGCCTCGGCCGAATCGCGAATCATCTTCTCCACATCGGTGACCGAGCTGTCGAGCATGTCCCAGTACTTGGCCTTGGGGTGGGTCAGCCATTCGTGCACGGTCGCGGCGTGCGACACGTCGTCGAGGTCGACCGAGTTCAGGTCGTAGGTCGGTGCGGAGGAAATGGTCATGATGCCTTTGCTCTGGGTGGTGGTCTGCTGTTGTGGCCGGAGGAGGTGCCGGATGCGGTCAGCTGCGCGCGATCTCGGCCTCCACCTGTTCGTCGGTGAGGTGTATGACGTCGAGGAAGGTCTGCGCCACGAAGGATGCGCGTTCCCCGCCGAGCTCGGTGAGCCGTCCGGCGAGACCCGCGATGGTCCGCTGGGTGAAGATGTCCGCGACCGAGAGGCCGGGTGCGTCGAGCCACTGGCGCACCAGCGCGACCACCCGGGTGGCCTGGACGGAATCCCCGCCGAGAGAGATGAAGTCCTCGGTGACGCTCGCCGGCGGGGCGGGCAGGACCTCGCCGAAGATCACCGCGAGGGCTTCTTCCACCGGGCCGCGAGGTGTGACGGCCTCGAGCGGGTCGTCGTCGGTGTCGGTGCCGGCGGCGATGGCCTTGCGGTCGTGTTTGCCGTTCGGCGTCAGCGGGAACCGGTCCAGGACCGCGACGGAACGCGGGACCATGTGTGGCGGCAGGGTTTCGGTCAACCGGGCGCGCAGGCCGGCGTCGTCGTCGGTCGCCCCGGCAGTGAGCACGACCGCCGCGCGTAGGTCCCGGCCGTCGGACCACGCGACCGCCGAGCCCACCCCGTTCAGGCCCAGGAGGCCGGCCTCGACCTCACCGAGTTCGACGCGATATCCACGGATTTTGACCATGTGGTCGGCGCGACCGAGGAAGTCCAGGAAGCCGCCGGGTAGGTAGCGCGCGAGATCACCGGTGCGGTACCAGCGTTGACCCTCGTGCTCGACGAAGCGGTCGGCGGTGCGTTCC
Protein-coding sequences here:
- a CDS encoding pyridoxal phosphate-dependent decarboxylase family protein; protein product: MSEDHQSVWGASRFARPGHGWADVGRGLTEVAAAVSDDHHGAPLPSGDPVAVLGGVTALLGPHGIPETGIGESEALTRLARLVAEFGLDLTHPMAAAHLQPAPLSVAVAADALASATNASLDTYDSGPATLALETWTVQSLARMAGFGEHAGGVFSPGGSISNLLALMIARDHTAARHGVDVRHHGVGALHRPVVFCSRVAHFSVHRACAALGLGESAVIPVDVDSHHRMIPEALEAAIRDSGTATPLAIVATAGTTDFGTVDPLGEIADIAERHEIWMHVDAAYGFGSLFSDRLAGLLAGVERADSVTLDLHKVGWQPAAASLMLLSDADRFVSLNRSVAYLNPDDDVEAGYSGLLGQTLQTTRRPDVLKVATTLLAYGRSTLGEMLDKCNDLALYAEQRVATELQLELIAPVTLTTVVFRYRCTDLDAVNGELRRRLIADGKALIGRTQVRIPGEDEPQTCLKLTLLNPETSESDIDELFDELLRVALEVESEGTAAPGAGTYSEEMVRVSE
- a CDS encoding condensation domain-containing protein → MPALTEARLTLLRRRLAQAGDIRPAPGAGDLRPARSAPGAGDTRPEATVPFGEFGIAERRMWRIYELDPESLSHNIGLVLEFGGRRTLGSVVAAAELLVDRFRVVRSVVEVDDAGTPSRREVPRAGSWDASRSVWTWGPTDSAVSDAGDDVDATATALTRTPFDLHSEVPLRMRVSGSDGNVTMILVVHHLAVDDTSWPLLLGTLVSGSWPGDVTADARPETPDPAAAAEAANSAVRHAIATWAADDVRYPLTGELPTESAADSWLSPMDDRDGIKAAAPVAADSLSAFGRVAQTVGATPNALLIGVCSLASYALTGAADHVLVVPADNRRREQAPQDVGYCGNIIPMRFRVDPDATVEQALREAGSVIYRSMEHSGTDFGPVLTALRQQGGRFPVIEIMASVRPAPLRGIPQPADAPVTCRSVFNGIANYPLSIAFEADDDSTHVEVDHQPGIVPDEMADRATAVLTTLVDLIPTSLHHSVSALLEILAERVPQKGTAG
- a CDS encoding penicillin acylase family protein, whose product is MDMTATHSGAGPDVEILRDGHGIPHVRGADPAAVLYGQGRACGEDRRWQIEFMRLRAEGRTAEVFGASCVEWDTFARRAQLDAAARRIFDASSARTRDLVAAYAAGVNSTLDDPDTSAAAPELEALAHRPQPWRPWTPISVFIMHHVLFGRFTTKLFRLHACRTLGLDALRFWDFETRETDPTMPAMPDEAFLDEILAITRPVSPEQPSPAVDLGDPMSGSNAWGVSAERSSTGAPIVAGDPHRFLELPGIYQQFHLASTGPLDAFDMAGFAFAGVPGVPHFCQGDDIAWGITNAMGDYQDLFLERLTRDETGTLLVEVPGGSRVPARVSTETILVRGAEPVATQVITTPNGAVVFGGPEDSFAMSIRSPLLSEDVSFDAPLDLLFASTVADVEAALVNWVEPVNRAVIAHADGTVATHVAGRVPVRAPENYWLPVPGWDERYQWRGYERGSLGDPDFDATLRSTGITVTANQRMSDVPALQPLTSECVEPFRADRIAARLDDLDSVSPADCADIHSDVRLEQATVVQELLSRVRADNAAAEDVRQRLVAWDRSMAADSTDAYLYAEFRTQLVLGVANTDILAPLRGPHGFPAVFQPWFVPEPRLATALTSVVANTAGIGIDIEAVAVAALDAVVARVAGFGSTPTWGSVHRLAPIHGFDLVGASPQYPDLFATLRPTPLPLAGDAESVFANAAAVGTHLCITGAAARYVWDLADRSASRWIVPLGVSGDPRSEHFQDQAAQWATGELVEVVRDWDTLHAMAAAASTPTAATSTEREPCPR
- a CDS encoding IucA/IucC family protein; amino-acid sequence: MTLQDIGTIQEFATRTAGGSGARSHRQTYHTRIATKILAEFSHERALHPVASGDGYVVSSADGLTDYHFRADRLALDSWAIDESSLRRVRGGDELPIDAVAMIVDLAPFLGIGPQALPEYLEEFINTLAISADRPDERRIPATDLAHADFQTIEATMTEGHPCIVANAGRLGFSSEDIERYAPEVGNHFRLVWLAARREDCDVATVSDIDYDTLLVDELGAETVAGFDSALREAGCDPADYRYLPVHPWQWVEKVRKLYSADIAGRRIVEVGTSPDLYQAQQSIRTVFNSTTPTRNYVKVALSIVNMGFTRGMSADYMRTTPLINNWVRGLVADDQYLAAIGFEMIFEVAAIGYRSPTFTPITQPGSEYRKILSALWRQSPVPLTAADEQLSTMAALLHVDHLGEPLVGAFIERSGVPATEWIRRYLRTYLHPIAYLLYRYELKFSPHGENLILVLADGIPVRAILKDIGEEVSVFGEAQGLPESCARVRTTEPDEIRNLGVLSDVFDDFLRPLAAVLHTHGIVDDGEFWSLVGESLHEFVAAHPELEDRFTRWDLFAPEFGAVHMNGLQLRNNKRMVDIEDSYASLIDAGHRLANPIASQRGR
- a CDS encoding GNAT family N-acetyltransferase; translated protein: MTISSAPTYDLNSVDLDDVSHAATVHEWLTHPKAKYWDMLDSSVTDVEKMIRDSAEATAGTPYGMRLGYHDGRPQFLFELYDPAASELADPASGYVPADGDIGMHLLVAHAEQALPGFTGAVMLHIMRTAILEVGAARVVVEPDVRNKAVHRLNASVGFRVDGDYPVGNKTAHLSYCTRADFLAVTDNGKSVGPVEVTDLGA